From Scomber scombrus chromosome 6, fScoSco1.1, whole genome shotgun sequence, the proteins below share one genomic window:
- the bpgm gene encoding bisphosphoglycerate mutase: MSTYKLFLLRHGEGAWNKENRFCSWVDQKLSEDGVKEAQDCGRLLKEQGYKFDMVFTSILSRSVQTAWLVLEAMGQEWVPVVKSWRLNERHYGALIGLNRAEMALEHGEEKVKLWRRSYDITPPPIDESHPYFLEIYNDRRYNTCDVPKEKLPRAESLKEVLVRLLPYWDSTVVPEIKKGKTALIAAHGNSCRALLKYLEGVSDADIANVTLPTGIPVLLELDENLKPVKPRQLLGDQAKIQAAIKKVEDQGKAKPSN; encoded by the exons ATGTCCACCTACAAACTCTTTCTGCTGAGGCATGGGGAGGGGGCCTGGAACAAAGAAAACCGTTTCTGCAGCTGGGTTGACCAGAAGCTGAGCGAGGATGGGGTGAAGGAGGCCCAGGACTGTGGCAGGCTCCTGAAGGAGCAGGGCTACAAGTTTGACATGGTGTTCACCTCCATACTCAGCCGCTCTGTCCAGACGGCCTGGCTGGTGCTGGAGGCCATGGGCCAGGAGTGGGTCCCTGTGGTGAAATCCTGGAGACTAAATGAGCGACACTATGGTGCCCTGATCGGCTTGAACCGGGCAGAAATGGCTCTTGAACACGGAGAAGAAAAGGTGAAGTTGTGGAGAAGGAGCTATGACATCACTCCACCTCCGATTGACGAATCCCACCCTTACTTTCTGGAGATCTACAATGACCGCAGATACAACACTTGTGATGTGCCGAAGGAGAAGCTTCCCCGCGCAGAGAGCCTAAAAGAGGTGTTGGTCAGACTGCTGCCATACTGGGACAGTACTGTGGTGCCAGAGATAAAGAAAGGCAAAACTGCGCTCATCGCTGCTCATGGAAACAGCTGCAGGGCCTTGCTGAAATACCTGGAAG gTGTATCAGACGCAGATATAGCCAACGTGACTTTACCCACAGGGATACCCGTGCTGCTTGAGCTGGATGAAAACCTCAAGCCTGTGAAGCCTCGGCAGCTGTTGGGAGACCAGGCAAAGATTCAGGCAGCTATTAAAAAGGTAGAGGACCAGGGAAAAGCCAAACCATCAAATTGA